The proteins below are encoded in one region of Halocatena salina:
- a CDS encoding monovalent cation/H+ antiporter subunit D family protein, which produces MTDLPALVIVFPIFASIVVLLFGLVRQRIGWPIATIASVVQVAMAGSLAIRGFDGDPVRYVVGGFTTPYGIELVIDGLSATMIVLVAVVALGVLGYARTAGPRSNSFYATYLLLVAGLTGMSATGDMFNMYVFLEITGLTAYALVASGKSGRSALAALKYLLVGTFGASLFLLGIGYAYVATGTLNMNDLSGQLAAVGHTSPLVQAAFGLLVVGLFVKIAVFPLHTWQPAAYAGAPDTVSSLISALVSTVSAYALLRIVFSVFTVDFLAANPFARNVLMAGATISIVVGSLLAVAQNEIKQLLAYSSVSQFGLIIGAIAVGNGTALTGAAIHLVGHAIMKGGLFLTSGLIGNSTGARTVEEFEGLGKYLPAGAGSFGIIALAMVGVPPTIGFVGKWYIALGAVEAQSWPLAVIILLSTLLTLAYFARLIERMYFREPATTTSSVETTETTAAIDVATDGTGTAPSMGMWMTVVATAVLSVVLGVVAFEYGQLLEPTIEHLLP; this is translated from the coding sequence ATGACTGATCTCCCGGCGTTGGTGATCGTGTTCCCCATCTTCGCGTCCATCGTGGTGTTGCTCTTCGGACTCGTTCGCCAACGTATCGGATGGCCGATCGCCACGATCGCGTCGGTCGTGCAGGTCGCTATGGCGGGTTCGCTTGCGATCCGCGGGTTTGACGGTGATCCGGTTCGGTATGTGGTCGGCGGATTCACCACTCCCTACGGCATCGAGCTCGTCATCGATGGACTTTCAGCGACGATGATCGTTCTGGTGGCCGTCGTCGCACTCGGCGTTCTCGGATACGCGCGAACCGCGGGACCGCGCTCGAACTCGTTTTATGCGACGTACCTTCTACTCGTCGCTGGACTGACGGGGATGAGCGCCACTGGCGACATGTTCAACATGTACGTCTTTCTCGAAATCACGGGGCTAACGGCGTACGCACTGGTTGCCAGCGGCAAAAGCGGGCGGTCGGCGCTCGCCGCACTAAAATACCTCCTCGTAGGTACGTTCGGCGCGTCGTTGTTCTTGCTGGGGATCGGTTACGCGTACGTCGCCACGGGGACGCTCAACATGAACGATCTCTCCGGGCAGCTCGCCGCGGTGGGCCATACGTCCCCTCTGGTGCAGGCGGCGTTTGGGCTTCTCGTGGTGGGGCTGTTCGTCAAGATCGCGGTGTTCCCGTTGCACACTTGGCAGCCAGCCGCGTACGCTGGCGCTCCGGACACGGTGAGCAGTCTCATCTCGGCACTCGTTTCGACGGTTTCGGCGTACGCGTTGCTACGGATCGTCTTCTCCGTCTTTACTGTTGACTTTCTGGCGGCCAATCCGTTCGCGCGGAACGTGCTTATGGCGGGGGCAACGATCAGCATCGTGGTCGGGAGCCTCCTCGCAGTCGCACAGAACGAGATCAAACAGCTTCTCGCGTACTCGTCGGTGTCCCAGTTTGGACTCATCATCGGTGCCATCGCAGTGGGGAACGGCACCGCGTTGACGGGTGCGGCGATCCATCTCGTGGGCCACGCCATCATGAAAGGTGGCTTGTTCCTGACGTCAGGCTTGATCGGGAACAGCACCGGTGCCAGAACCGTCGAGGAGTTCGAAGGATTGGGTAAATATCTGCCAGCAGGCGCAGGTTCGTTCGGGATCATCGCGCTCGCGATGGTCGGTGTGCCGCCGACGATCGGATTCGTCGGCAAGTGGTACATCGCTCTTGGTGCGGTCGAAGCCCAGTCGTGGCCGCTTGCGGTCATCATCCTCCTGAGTACCCTGTTGACGCTGGCGTACTTCGCTCGGCTCATCGAGCGCATGTACTTCCGAGAACCGGCTACCACCACATCGAGCGTCGAGACGACAGAGACGACAGCCGCGATCGACGTCGCTACCGACGGTACCGGCACCGCTCCCTCCATGGGAATGTGGATGACGGTCGTGGCTACAGCCGTGTTGTCCGTCGTCCTCGGTGTCGTTGCCTTCGAATACGGACAGCTTCTTGAACCGACCATCGAACACCTTCTACCATGA
- a CDS encoding class I SAM-dependent methyltransferase, which translates to MSEVPCVRVRPFAGEETRQELAARDLLHPAYEITVEDDWLYIPVVAVPDGYTVVEHAVPERDQQTMPSDVLGFEPSYTRLGDIAILDEDDPDRAREIADALVASDLPLSSVVNRASKVKGELRVREWDVLVGETTTVHREYGTEFMLDIAEVYFSPRLATERHRVIEQVRPDEQFLDMFAGVGPFAVPAATRGAHAVGVDLNPVAIEFLKENAERNGVSDRVTAINADISEIDYTEWADRIVMNLPHSADEFLDTAVRLAGDECLLHYYDIQHEDDPFGPGERAIRGAASEYTVTVETRHTVRSYAPHELNVCLDVRLSR; encoded by the coding sequence ATGAGTGAGGTTCCCTGCGTTCGCGTACGGCCGTTTGCGGGTGAGGAAACCCGTCAGGAACTCGCCGCGCGCGATCTCCTTCATCCAGCATACGAGATTACTGTCGAAGATGACTGGTTGTACATTCCCGTGGTGGCGGTCCCAGACGGCTACACCGTCGTAGAGCACGCGGTTCCCGAACGCGATCAACAGACGATGCCGTCCGACGTGCTAGGATTCGAGCCGTCGTACACGCGACTCGGTGACATCGCTATCCTCGATGAGGACGATCCAGACCGGGCGAGAGAGATCGCGGACGCGCTTGTCGCTTCGGATCTTCCTCTCTCTAGTGTCGTCAACCGCGCCTCGAAGGTGAAAGGCGAGCTTCGTGTGCGCGAGTGGGACGTCCTCGTGGGCGAGACGACAACGGTCCACCGGGAGTACGGCACGGAGTTCATGCTCGATATCGCGGAGGTGTACTTCTCCCCACGGCTCGCCACCGAACGACACCGTGTCATCGAGCAGGTCCGGCCTGACGAGCAGTTTCTAGACATGTTCGCCGGCGTCGGTCCGTTCGCCGTTCCCGCCGCCACGCGCGGAGCGCATGCCGTCGGTGTGGATCTCAATCCCGTCGCGATCGAATTCCTCAAAGAGAACGCCGAACGAAACGGTGTTTCCGACCGTGTGACGGCCATCAACGCCGATATCAGCGAGATCGACTACACTGAGTGGGCCGACCGAATCGTGATGAACCTTCCCCACAGCGCTGATGAGTTCCTCGATACCGCCGTCAGACTGGCTGGCGATGAGTGTTTGCTCCACTATTATGACATCCAACACGAGGACGACCCATTCGGTCCGGGTGAGCGCGCCATCCGCGGGGCTGCCTCGGAGTACACCGTTACTGTCGAAACCAGACACACCGTGCGATCGTACGCTCCGCACGAGCTGAACGTCTGTCTCGACGTTCGGCTCAGCCGATAG
- a CDS encoding alpha/beta hydrolase has protein sequence MTDITIHKGITYAERETGEMKLDLYVPKSENPPLVVYMHGGGWITETRSNIPDPERYAAEWDYAIASVSYRLQAVPDGADVEGMSDPANPTPRGTFPDHFVDVKAGIRWLRAHADEYGFDAERIAAWGSSAGGHLALLAGVVDEVTDLGDAFTEEVEKTVVPEEAGTVQAVISWYGVADLTLTDDAEGVIPLLMGGPQSEYPDRYAQASPVSHVTSQSPPTLLMHGREDEVVDIEHSRRFFDTMDDVGVNAIRYELHDLNHVWSENIEDIESERVAMDLLGADPNHAQSVYEATHVEQGRSPDSLLPDLPPAGPETIRQFLDRTIK, from the coding sequence ATGACCGATATCACCATCCATAAGGGGATCACCTACGCTGAGCGCGAGACCGGTGAGATGAAACTCGATCTATACGTTCCGAAGAGTGAGAACCCTCCGCTCGTCGTCTACATGCATGGTGGTGGATGGATCACGGAAACGCGCTCTAACATCCCGGACCCAGAGCGGTACGCCGCTGAGTGGGACTATGCCATCGCCAGCGTCAGTTATCGCCTCCAAGCAGTTCCCGACGGAGCGGACGTTGAAGGGATGTCTGATCCAGCAAACCCCACCCCTCGGGGCACCTTCCCTGATCACTTCGTGGACGTGAAAGCTGGGATTCGGTGGCTTCGAGCCCACGCCGATGAATACGGATTTGATGCCGAACGAATCGCCGCGTGGGGGTCATCCGCCGGTGGGCATCTCGCCCTTCTGGCGGGGGTTGTCGATGAGGTAACCGATCTCGGAGACGCCTTTACCGAGGAGGTAGAGAAAACTGTCGTCCCCGAGGAAGCAGGCACTGTTCAGGCCGTTATCAGCTGGTACGGCGTTGCCGACCTTACGCTCACCGACGACGCAGAGGGTGTCATCCCGTTACTGATGGGCGGTCCTCAATCCGAATACCCCGACAGATACGCACAAGCGAGTCCAGTTTCTCACGTCACATCACAGAGCCCGCCAACGCTGTTGATGCACGGCCGCGAGGACGAGGTAGTGGATATCGAACACAGTCGACGATTCTTCGACACTATGGACGATGTGGGTGTGAACGCGATTCGCTATGAGTTACACGATCTGAACCACGTCTGGTCTGAGAACATCGAGGACATTGAGTCTGAACGCGTGGCGATGGACCTGCTCGGGGCAGATCCAAATCACGCTCAGTCAGTGTATGAAGCGACTCACGTGGAGCAGGGCCGATCGCCGGACTCACTCCTTCCGGACCTTCCGCCTGCTGGCCCTGAGACCATCCGACAGTTTCTCGACCGAACCATCAAGTGA
- a CDS encoding Na(+)/H(+) antiporter subunit D yields MVDPIVPPFVPILAVALIVPFIDRRIGHALGVLATGAVVPYVWLMPNGQHLPAKLFGFDAVLLNVDPFSTLMGIIFAFIGSVAVLYSWASDASSVQTAFALGYVGTSLGAVFGGDWLTLIFFWELMAITSTLLVWYYGGRAVRAGFRYAVLHGIGGTLLLGAVVWQYVAVGSFLFTATAGGLAGDVAPVLAGIGIGVNVGFVGLHAWLPDTYPRPHIAASVFLCVYTTKTGVYGMYRAFPDGQLAIAYMGGVMAVFGAGMALLQSDMRRLLSYHIQSQVGYMIAGVGIGGALATGGAFGHVFNHILYKSLLFMTVGVIIYRTGEESLKKIGGLGRKMPITAITFTIAALSISGFPGFNGFVSKGMVVGAAHKKHLDVLWYLLLAGGVGTFLSFIKLGYSAFVEGTYETPVKDANRGQSVAMILVGGLCVLYGLVPSALFTLLPTTGFEYTTYTIGHVGETLILGAIAVVSFVFLKNPLKRIGRVPDIDRLYNPLTLYGTRGVVLAVTELYAIVDRVVVALTRISVDVVEQPERAVERLTGREHVQLEASIGMSVLLVTLVLVGTFAVLVV; encoded by the coding sequence ATGGTCGATCCGATCGTGCCACCGTTCGTTCCCATTCTCGCGGTCGCTTTGATAGTACCCTTCATCGATCGGCGGATCGGCCACGCGCTCGGCGTCCTCGCGACCGGAGCGGTCGTCCCGTACGTCTGGCTCATGCCCAACGGGCAACATCTTCCGGCGAAGCTGTTCGGCTTCGACGCCGTGTTACTCAACGTCGATCCGTTCTCTACGCTGATGGGGATCATCTTCGCGTTCATCGGGTCCGTCGCCGTGCTCTACTCGTGGGCCAGTGACGCCTCATCGGTGCAGACGGCGTTCGCGCTCGGCTACGTGGGAACGAGCCTCGGTGCCGTCTTCGGCGGTGACTGGCTGACGCTCATCTTCTTCTGGGAGTTGATGGCGATTACCAGCACGCTGTTGGTCTGGTACTACGGTGGCCGTGCGGTACGCGCAGGGTTCCGGTACGCGGTGTTACACGGCATCGGTGGAACGCTGTTGCTCGGGGCGGTGGTGTGGCAGTACGTGGCCGTCGGATCGTTCCTGTTCACCGCAACCGCCGGCGGTCTCGCTGGCGACGTAGCCCCGGTGCTCGCGGGGATCGGAATCGGCGTCAACGTTGGATTCGTGGGGCTGCACGCGTGGCTACCGGACACGTATCCACGACCACACATCGCGGCGAGCGTCTTTCTGTGTGTGTACACGACGAAAACGGGCGTGTATGGGATGTACCGAGCGTTCCCTGACGGACAGCTCGCCATCGCCTACATGGGAGGGGTGATGGCCGTCTTCGGTGCGGGGATGGCGTTGCTCCAAAGCGATATGCGTCGACTCCTTTCGTACCACATCCAGTCACAGGTCGGATACATGATCGCAGGCGTGGGGATCGGTGGTGCACTCGCAACCGGTGGCGCGTTCGGTCACGTGTTCAATCACATCCTCTATAAGAGCCTGCTGTTCATGACGGTCGGGGTGATCATCTACCGAACCGGCGAGGAGAGCTTGAAAAAGATCGGTGGACTCGGCCGAAAGATGCCGATCACGGCCATCACGTTTACCATCGCTGCGCTGTCGATCTCCGGATTCCCGGGGTTCAACGGCTTCGTTTCGAAGGGGATGGTCGTCGGTGCCGCGCACAAAAAACACCTCGATGTGCTCTGGTATCTCCTGCTTGCTGGCGGCGTTGGGACGTTCCTTTCGTTCATCAAGCTCGGATACAGCGCGTTCGTCGAGGGAACGTACGAGACGCCGGTGAAAGACGCCAACCGGGGACAGTCGGTAGCGATGATCCTCGTCGGCGGGTTGTGCGTGCTGTACGGGCTGGTTCCGTCGGCACTGTTCACGCTCCTCCCGACCACTGGCTTCGAGTACACGACGTACACCATCGGTCACGTCGGCGAGACGCTGATACTGGGAGCCATCGCCGTCGTCAGCTTCGTGTTCCTGAAAAATCCGCTCAAACGAATCGGTCGCGTGCCCGACATCGATCGGCTGTACAACCCACTGACGTTGTACGGAACGCGTGGCGTCGTCCTCGCCGTCACCGAACTGTACGCAATCGTCGATCGGGTCGTGGTGGCGCTCACGCGTATTTCGGTCGATGTCGTCGAACAGCCAGAGCGAGCCGTGGAACGACTCACCGGCAGAGAGCACGTTCAGTTGGAGGCTAGCATCGGGATGAGCGTGTTACTCGTCACACTCGTTCTCGTCGGGACGTTCGCGGTGTTGGTCGTTTGA
- a CDS encoding proton-conducting transporter transmembrane domain-containing protein, which translates to MTDVTSLRPIAAVLVSAIAVVLILTSHRRPALRESWTILAAGTKLGIVGSMVPGVLAGQVYVTDIGTFVPGVRFALRADALGVLFALLASLLWLVTSFYSIGYMRGLDEHAQTRYFAAFAASLSSTIGIAFAANLIVLYVFYELLTVATYPLVAHDGTDEARAAGRKYLAYTFGGGVAVLAGTVLVFWLTGTTAFTPGGIAQLATADPVFGRTAFALLAAGFGVKAALMPLHSWLPDAMVAPTPVSGLLHAVAVVKSGVFGIARVILDVFGPDLVGDLGAGLPLAAVAAITLTVASIIALRQDNLKRRLAFSTVSQLSYIVLGLAVLNPLSLVGGLLHIPAHAFMKLTLFFCAGAVHVETHTDDISNMAGIGKRMPLTMTAFGVASLGMAGIPLVAGFVSKYYLLIGTVSTGHVLFTGALLLSGILNIAYFWPVVYTAFFESPEEDDPKPIVENVLGGRYADEEVVADGGHAPDDAAGEKDDHGYAPDHEGQGLQDRQETQAHLHPDHGSDGELAWEHRGWSGEESTWFMLGPILFVAAGSIVLGIVPDTAVFLRIVRLIVTGATGVSV; encoded by the coding sequence ATGACCGACGTTACATCCCTCAGACCGATCGCTGCAGTGCTCGTATCAGCAATCGCTGTCGTTCTGATCCTCACCTCCCACAGACGACCGGCCCTGCGCGAGTCGTGGACGATCCTCGCTGCCGGAACGAAACTCGGCATCGTCGGAAGCATGGTACCGGGCGTACTCGCGGGTCAGGTGTACGTCACCGACATCGGGACGTTCGTGCCGGGCGTTCGATTCGCGCTGCGAGCCGACGCGCTGGGCGTCCTGTTCGCCTTGCTTGCGAGCTTGCTGTGGTTGGTGACGAGCTTTTACAGCATCGGCTACATGCGGGGGCTGGACGAGCACGCACAGACTCGCTATTTCGCGGCGTTTGCTGCCAGCCTCTCATCGACGATCGGTATCGCGTTTGCCGCCAACCTGATCGTGTTGTACGTCTTCTACGAGCTGCTGACGGTTGCGACCTACCCGTTGGTCGCCCACGATGGAACTGATGAAGCGCGTGCGGCTGGTCGGAAGTATCTGGCGTACACCTTCGGTGGTGGTGTGGCCGTGCTGGCGGGGACGGTGCTCGTGTTCTGGCTTACGGGAACGACGGCGTTCACGCCCGGCGGCATCGCACAACTCGCAACTGCCGATCCCGTCTTTGGGCGCACGGCGTTCGCCTTGTTGGCCGCTGGATTCGGTGTCAAGGCGGCGTTGATGCCGTTGCACTCGTGGCTCCCGGACGCGATGGTCGCACCGACCCCCGTTTCCGGACTGTTGCACGCGGTCGCTGTCGTCAAATCCGGCGTGTTCGGCATCGCGCGCGTCATCCTCGACGTGTTCGGACCGGATCTAGTCGGAGATCTTGGTGCAGGGCTCCCCCTCGCAGCGGTCGCGGCGATCACCCTCACGGTCGCCAGCATCATTGCGCTCCGACAGGACAACCTCAAACGCCGGCTCGCATTCTCGACGGTGAGCCAACTGTCGTACATCGTGCTCGGGCTGGCCGTTCTCAATCCTCTGTCGTTGGTCGGTGGGCTCCTTCACATCCCTGCCCACGCGTTCATGAAGCTCACGCTGTTTTTCTGTGCTGGAGCCGTTCACGTCGAGACCCACACCGACGACATCAGCAACATGGCGGGGATCGGAAAGCGGATGCCGTTGACGATGACTGCCTTCGGGGTCGCATCGTTGGGGATGGCTGGCATTCCGTTGGTTGCTGGGTTCGTCAGCAAGTACTACCTCCTTATCGGTACCGTCTCGACGGGACACGTCCTGTTCACTGGCGCGCTACTCCTGTCGGGGATCCTCAATATCGCGTACTTTTGGCCGGTGGTGTACACCGCCTTTTTCGAGTCCCCAGAGGAGGACGATCCCAAGCCGATCGTCGAGAACGTGTTAGGTGGTCGGTACGCAGACGAGGAGGTCGTTGCCGACGGCGGTCACGCTCCCGACGACGCAGCCGGGGAAAAAGACGACCACGGCTACGCACCGGATCACGAAGGACAGGGTCTACAAGACCGACAGGAGACACAAGCCCACCTCCATCCCGACCACGGATCCGATGGGGAACTGGCTTGGGAACACCGGGGATGGAGTGGTGAGGAGTCGACGTGGTTCATGCTCGGGCCGATCCTCTTTGTGGCCGCAGGATCGATCGTCCTCGGGATCGTCCCCGATACCGCCGTGTTCCTCCGGATCGTCCGACTCATCGTCACCGGCGCAACGGGGGTGAGCGTCTGA